The sequence below is a genomic window from Venturia canescens isolate UGA chromosome 9, ASM1945775v1, whole genome shotgun sequence.
AGAAAGTTGacgacgttggagtccaacgaaatgaatgaaaaaaacgtttgtaattcaccaattttttatttcacgaatcgttggtgcagcttgaaaaactacgaatcgcaaatttggcagggaacaaaataggagaattactggaattattggagagtttttttcgatcatttcgttggactccaacgttggaaacttcagcgttatAGAAAGTtggacaaaaaattcaaaagtcgATCAATAACGGCGACGTTTGCAAAGTTGCAAGGGTCTAAgggaatgaatgaaaaaaaatggtagttttcctattttttcctTAGCTAATTTGCCATGGTTACTCAACCTACaaaaacgattcgtgaaataaaaaattggaaagcgTTGGCAAAAGTATTTCATCCAAGTTCACAGCAAATTATCAATGTTTTAGACGTTTCATAAGTAACGTAAGTTCTTACCTTGACGAAGGAATGAAACTTGACTTTGCTGGGTGATACCGGCGGACTGTTGGGTGGTCTGGGAGCAGTTGGTGTTTGTAAGAAGTTTTGTACTTCAAGGAGGAATCCTTTGCGAACGTATCTGCTTTTGGGGCTGCTTGGAACGCCGGAGTCGAGTTTAGCTTTTCTAAGTAGTTTTAGATTTTCCTTGGTGTTTTGTCTGAGAATTATATGGCTGAGTCTTCGCATATTGGCACGAGAGTCGTTGGTGCATATCCTTCGCCATGCTTTGGAGACGAGAGTGAAGGAGCACAGATCTTGGGGACTGAGATCAGCAAGAATTTTGGAAACGACGCGCCAATgattacttttttctcctaGCAGAGTTATTATGTCCAGAGTCGCTTTGCCGGTGAAGTCTGGAGTAGCACGGGTGCGATGGAGAGCATGAGAAAAAGCTCTTTGACTAAAATCCAATCTCTTAGGCTTGATGTCAGGTATAATGGAGCCTAACTCGGTGATAGCCAATTTGCTTAAGCGTTTGTTGTCCACAGAGTCGCCTAGTTTAGCGACGGATCTCTTGGGCGAGCAGTAATCAATGCTAATTTCTGGACACTTGTTGGGTGGATTCTCCGTATAGGGTGTACTTTGGGGTACGACTAGTTTCATTTCCACGTCTTCCTCGATTGGTTCAGAGGCAATGAACGAAGTGGACGGCAGAGCTGGGGACGGAGGAGGAGAAAGGAGTTGTAAACGGGAGGCTGGAGTTGCAGGCGCTGCTGTGGTTCGCCAAGCCCTCCTCGTCCTGCTTCTTCTTTCCCTGAGTTCTGCGGAGGCTTCTCTTGCTTCATTGGAACTTGCTTGAAAATGAGCTGAATTGGATGGAAAATGAGCACCAGGTAAAAAATGAGCATCCTTAGGTTGAAAATAAGATGAATCGGGTTGAAAGCGATTGGAGATTCCTTGGGAATCGTAACTTCTTTCATTTCGCGAACTGTCTGGCCGCTCCGAACTGAAAATACCAGAATCATGAGAATTCCCGGCAGTAGAAAGGTCCGGAGATTCGGCGATCAGCGAATCGAAGCCTTGATCCGAAGTGGCATTGATAAGAGAATTGAGCCTCGATCTTAGTCTCGGTGCACGTTCGGATTGTCTCACATCACCTCGCAAACGATAAGGTTTTGAGACGTGAGCAGTTCGCGATCGACAACCACCAACGATCGGTGTGAAACCACCAGATCGCGGTGTCAACGTCAAATATCCGCTGTCACCGTTACTGTCGTAAGAATTGTGGGATACACGGGAACTCGTGTTCATTGTACCGTGAGGTGTTTCGCTCATTGTCACGCTGTCCAAACCCATTTCTATGTcccccattttttattcttcaacgATTAAACGTATTTTGATGGagccacgaaaaaaaacaccagTTTTCCCGTTCGTGCAATTTCACAATAcgggaaaattttcaacactCGCGTAATTCCATCTGGCGTTTCAATCACTCTCGCTCGATCTTATTTGATcttggctattttttttttttcgtcacgtagaagaaaaatcacatgaacTTCTCACTCTCATTTGGCGCTTTTCTCTGCTTTACTCTCTTCATCTAAATTGTTAAAACGAACGATAAACAAATATTTAACGAGACACTAATAAAGTTACACTTGATCCGACTATATGACACTCTACGATTcttcgagtattttttctttccgttcacgataaaaatataaacaagACGGTGCACGAAACTATTAAACGCGGGAAAACAGAGGTAAACTAAGGATCCTATCTCCGTTCCACTCACTAGCGCCTCCCGAACACGAGTG
It includes:
- the LOC122416436 gene encoding uncharacterized protein encodes the protein MGDIEMGLDSVTMSETPHGTMNTSSRVSHNSYDSNGDSGYLTLTPRSGGFTPIVGGCRSRTAHVSKPYRLRGDVRQSERAPRLRSRLNSLINATSDQGFDSLIAESPDLSTAGNSHDSGIFSSERPDSSRNERSYDSQGISNRFQPDSSYFQPKDAHFLPGAHFPSNSAHFQASSNEAREASAELRERRSRTRRAWRTTAAPATPASRLQLLSPPPSPALPSTSFIASEPIEEDVEMKLVVPQSTPYTENPPNKCPEISIDYCSPKRSVAKLGDSVDNKRLSKLAITELGSIIPDIKPKRLDFSQRAFSHALHRTRATPDFTGKATLDIITLLGEKSNHWRVVSKILADLSPQDLCSFTLVSKAWRRICTNDSRANMRRLSHIILRQNTKENLKLLRKAKLDSGVPSSPKSRYVRKGFLLEVQNFLQTPTAPRPPNSPPVSPSKVKFHSFVKASRTLEPWEHLLPCPNCSFPCHVDDEKNVGKCSRQGCSMEFCTSCSSRPHTGPCKTPLLATPTKRNKRLVVGSRQSKRNLRRL